In a single window of the Dysgonomonas mossii genome:
- a CDS encoding SUMF1/EgtB/PvdO family nonheme iron enzyme → MNKKTLLTSLLLVCVSIVSYAQRQSSEQYSVPSRNEYLLKDPVWFISIGGGAQLYVGEDDNGVPWNRTSFSSRLTFAPTLSVGRRMSTLITLRAQISGGSIHGFNDGWSGTYDRWWKDGTNGEGLKMLTKDPAWDYMGWIEGVDYEYSAVDESGVPVWHPTKYQPNEQYYMQHLRYMSITGDVQLNFLNLINGYKPERKFEINPFVGLGLYQRFAHRGNLQGTFVGGSGGLNLGFNLTRNWQIFGEGRVVLLSDTFDGQKGDKSNNGLAQATLGVTYKFTNPKYIDPAIETRLRLPYNIARACDNMVLVPGGNIELGTGIDPLWGDEVPRKLVAVSPFWMDETEVTNKQYREFVYWVRDSIIRERLADPAYGGDPTFKVLVRPEDRNSAVGQRLNWSKPIPWKNPTQREQAAINSVIGGNPFAADKSGLINTALNFKYDWFDVKSYNAFLAKLKEGDARSIVISKDTAYVNQRGDIIRETLARSSHGDKIDFTNTYIVNVYPDVMAWMTDFANAKSEQYVGKYFNDKAYNNHPVVGVSWEQADAYCAWRTDRYLAEKKCSLDGFEGYRLPTEAEWEFAARNGRSELIYPWYSDKTHTTDGLAHANFRASKDLKDLMSPVASFLPNRFGLYDMAGNAAEWTTTTFTESVDRMADEANPDFSYRAVLADPRVLKRKIVKGGSWKDSTVKSGDRSVEFQDKGRSFIGFRCVRTWSFDERGKFY, encoded by the coding sequence ATGAACAAAAAAACTTTACTGACTTCACTGCTATTGGTCTGTGTATCAATAGTTTCTTATGCTCAACGTCAAAGCTCAGAGCAATATTCAGTTCCTTCGAGGAATGAATATTTGTTAAAAGATCCAGTGTGGTTCATATCCATTGGAGGTGGTGCCCAATTATATGTGGGTGAGGATGATAATGGTGTTCCGTGGAATAGGACATCGTTTTCTAGTAGATTAACCTTTGCTCCAACACTTTCCGTTGGCCGTAGAATGAGTACATTGATTACTCTACGAGCTCAAATATCAGGAGGAAGCATACATGGCTTCAATGATGGTTGGAGCGGAACTTACGATAGATGGTGGAAAGATGGAACGAATGGCGAAGGGTTAAAAATGTTAACTAAAGATCCCGCCTGGGATTATATGGGTTGGATTGAAGGTGTTGATTATGAGTATAGTGCTGTTGATGAGAGTGGAGTGCCTGTTTGGCATCCTACAAAATATCAACCAAACGAACAATATTATATGCAACATTTACGTTATATGAGTATAACTGGAGATGTGCAGTTAAATTTTCTTAATCTTATAAATGGATATAAGCCGGAACGTAAATTTGAAATAAATCCTTTTGTCGGTTTAGGTTTGTATCAGCGCTTTGCTCATAGAGGGAATCTTCAGGGTACCTTCGTTGGTGGAAGCGGCGGTTTGAACTTAGGCTTTAATTTAACTCGTAACTGGCAAATATTTGGAGAGGGAAGAGTCGTTTTACTTAGTGATACCTTTGATGGACAAAAAGGAGATAAAAGTAATAATGGGCTAGCTCAGGCAACGCTAGGTGTAACCTATAAGTTCACAAATCCAAAATATATTGACCCTGCTATTGAAACTCGTTTACGTTTACCTTACAATATAGCCCGTGCCTGTGACAATATGGTTCTTGTTCCGGGAGGTAATATAGAGTTAGGGACAGGTATTGATCCTTTATGGGGAGATGAAGTACCTCGTAAACTTGTTGCTGTCAGCCCATTTTGGATGGATGAAACCGAAGTTACAAATAAGCAGTATCGTGAGTTTGTATATTGGGTGCGTGACTCTATTATAAGAGAACGTTTGGCAGATCCGGCGTATGGAGGAGACCCAACGTTTAAAGTTTTAGTAAGACCTGAAGATCGGAACAGTGCTGTTGGGCAGCGTTTAAACTGGAGTAAGCCAATTCCTTGGAAAAATCCAACTCAACGCGAACAGGCTGCTATAAACAGTGTGATAGGAGGAAATCCTTTTGCTGCGGATAAATCCGGATTGATAAATACTGCTTTGAATTTTAAATATGACTGGTTTGACGTAAAAAGTTATAATGCGTTTTTGGCAAAACTAAAAGAAGGCGATGCACGTTCTATAGTTATATCCAAGGATACAGCTTATGTAAATCAAAGAGGTGATATTATTCGCGAAACGTTAGCAAGATCATCGCACGGAGATAAGATTGATTTTACAAATACATATATTGTAAATGTTTACCCTGATGTGATGGCATGGATGACAGATTTTGCTAATGCTAAGAGTGAACAATATGTAGGCAAATATTTTAATGATAAGGCTTATAATAATCATCCTGTGGTAGGTGTATCGTGGGAACAAGCCGATGCTTATTGTGCATGGCGTACAGATCGCTATTTGGCTGAAAAGAAGTGTAGCTTAGACGGTTTCGAAGGGTATCGTTTGCCTACAGAAGCCGAATGGGAATTTGCTGCAAGAAACGGACGTTCGGAGTTGATTTATCCGTGGTATTCGGATAAAACGCATACAACCGATGGGCTGGCTCATGCTAACTTCAGAGCATCAAAAGATTTGAAAGACTTAATGTCCCCTGTAGCAAGCTTCTTGCCTAATCGTTTTGGACTTTACGATATGGCGGGTAATGCGGCAGAATGGACAACTACAACATTTACGGAATCTGTAGACCGTATGGCTGATGAGGCTAATCCTGATTTCAGCTATAGAGCAGTACTTGCAGACCCAAGAGTGTTGAAACGTAAAATTGTAAAAGGAGGTTCATGGAAAGACTCTACGGTTAAATCCGGAGATCGTTCTGTTGAATTTCAAGATAAAGGCCGTTCATTCATTGGTTTCAGATGTGTAAGAACATGGAGCTTTGATGAAAGGGGTAAATTCTATTAA
- the gldL gene encoding gliding motility protein GldL encodes MGKAWHSFRRFIASRRGQTVFNILYSWGAAVVILGAMFKIMHVPAGNIVLMIGMIVEVIVFIAAGFDYSSPSSDEVGANALSGVIVSGGVGYDESPSNIKLAEARKSGDSIKSSGVSGSSVVVLGGSGGNGVTTVSGSGTSSSSPTGQPSAARTSSADYGQSAADTAQNLEEFSTTINSLNEASQKLLKAYNQITETNGFVDNLTTLNQNVSGLNDVFNAQLQTITEQMSAIRYINDSLARMKNLYDGAIGDSYMFREESAKMTKHIEALNNVYARLLQAMTTNNNPNQPKF; translated from the coding sequence ATGGGAAAAGCGTGGCATAGTTTTAGGCGATTTATTGCAAGTAGAAGAGGACAGACAGTGTTTAATATTCTTTATAGTTGGGGTGCTGCTGTAGTCATCCTGGGGGCAATGTTTAAAATTATGCATGTACCGGCAGGGAACATCGTTCTGATGATCGGAATGATTGTCGAAGTTATTGTTTTTATTGCCGCAGGGTTCGACTACTCATCTCCATCGAGTGATGAGGTCGGAGCAAATGCTTTATCCGGAGTAATAGTAAGTGGTGGGGTTGGATATGACGAATCCCCTTCTAATATAAAACTAGCAGAGGCAAGGAAATCCGGAGATTCTATAAAATCCTCCGGAGTTTCCGGCTCTTCGGTCGTTGTTCTTGGCGGTTCGGGTGGAAATGGAGTAACAACTGTTTCTGGCAGTGGAACATCTTCATCATCGCCTACAGGACAACCTTCTGCTGCTCGTACAAGTTCGGCAGATTATGGACAGAGCGCAGCAGATACAGCTCAGAATTTAGAAGAATTCTCCACTACAATTAACTCGTTGAATGAGGCTTCTCAAAAACTATTGAAAGCATATAATCAAATCACCGAAACAAATGGTTTTGTAGACAATCTGACTACATTAAATCAGAATGTGAGTGGTTTGAACGATGTATTTAATGCACAATTACAGACTATAACTGAACAAATGTCGGCTATCAGATATATTAATGACAGTTTGGCTAGGATGAAGAATTTATATGATGGAGCTATTGGTGATAGTTACATGTTCAGAGAAGAGTCTGCGAAAATGACCAAACACATTGAGGCTTTGAACAATGTATATGCTCGTTTATTACAAGCTATGACAACGAATAACAATCCAAACCAACCTAAATTCTAA
- the gldM gene encoding gliding motility protein GldM gives MALSKGQLTRQKMINLMYLVFIAMLALNVSTEVLDGFVMINDNIQESIVVTDERNKQIYADIAASYETNRDKTQDSYNRAQSVKAKTDSIFDYLQYLKLEIAKKTDGADADINNLKSKDNLDASSEVMISPVGGQGKKLKKILDTYREAMVAQIPDESKRKIVSSTLSTEPSARAKKDHKDWITSSFDGMPSIAVLTFLSELQMNVKQAEGEVLNDLAKNIDLKDIRVNELSAFVVPQSNMVMKGVPYKANIIMAAVDTTQRPRIVVNGKELPSEKNGLYEVGTGASGTYKFDGFIELMDRSGLPVRRNFSQEYTVMEPMATVAPFWMDVLYAGVQNMLTIAVPGVASQDVQATVVSGGTLTPSGKDWVAVPSPSQIGQKFIISVSAKVNGTQQFIARKELRIRPLPEPLAFIPYTDQNGAPKVFRKGVIARSILLGTQGIKASIDDGILNIPFQILSFRTMSVDAMGNVTPEMSNGANFSSRQIEQMRRMTRGTILIISGIKAKGPDGIERDLYPMEVRIN, from the coding sequence ATGGCTTTAAGTAAAGGGCAATTGACTAGGCAGAAGATGATTAATCTCATGTATCTGGTGTTTATTGCGATGCTGGCTCTAAATGTTTCTACCGAGGTATTGGATGGATTTGTGATGATTAACGATAATATTCAAGAATCTATTGTTGTCACAGATGAAAGAAATAAACAGATATACGCAGATATAGCTGCTTCTTATGAGACTAACAGAGACAAAACTCAGGACTCATATAATAGGGCACAAAGTGTAAAGGCTAAGACCGATTCTATTTTCGATTATTTGCAGTATCTAAAACTGGAAATTGCAAAAAAGACAGATGGAGCCGATGCTGATATAAATAATTTGAAATCGAAAGATAATCTCGATGCTTCTTCCGAAGTAATGATTTCACCGGTGGGTGGTCAGGGAAAGAAGCTGAAAAAAATATTAGACACGTATCGGGAAGCTATGGTGGCACAGATTCCTGACGAGAGCAAACGTAAGATTGTAAGCAGTACTTTATCTACAGAACCTTCTGCAAGAGCGAAGAAGGATCATAAAGATTGGATAACTTCGTCTTTTGACGGTATGCCAAGTATTGCTGTGCTGACTTTCCTTTCAGAATTGCAAATGAATGTGAAGCAGGCCGAGGGTGAAGTTCTGAATGATCTTGCTAAAAATATCGACTTGAAAGATATTCGTGTGAATGAACTGAGTGCCTTTGTTGTTCCGCAATCAAATATGGTGATGAAAGGTGTACCTTACAAAGCCAATATTATAATGGCGGCGGTAGATACAACACAACGACCCCGTATTGTTGTAAATGGTAAAGAGTTACCATCCGAAAAAAATGGTTTGTATGAAGTTGGTACAGGAGCTTCCGGTACATATAAATTCGATGGATTTATCGAGCTTATGGATAGGAGTGGATTGCCTGTAAGACGTAATTTCTCTCAGGAATATACAGTAATGGAACCTATGGCCACAGTAGCGCCATTCTGGATGGACGTTCTATATGCCGGGGTTCAGAATATGTTGACTATTGCTGTGCCGGGTGTAGCCAGTCAGGACGTACAGGCTACAGTGGTAAGTGGGGGAACATTAACTCCTTCGGGCAAAGATTGGGTTGCAGTGCCTTCCCCATCTCAGATAGGTCAGAAGTTTATAATTTCTGTATCTGCAAAGGTGAATGGTACACAACAATTCATAGCAAGGAAAGAGTTGAGGATCCGTCCGTTACCGGAACCATTAGCGTTTATCCCATATACAGATCAGAACGGTGCACCGAAAGTATTTAGAAAAGGAGTTATAGCCAGATCTATACTACTGGGCACACAGGGTATAAAAGCTTCTATCGATGATGGTATTCTGAATATTCCATTTCAGATTTTGAGCTTCAGAACAATGTCTGTGGACGCTATGGGAAATGTAACTCCTGAAATGTCAAATGGTGCGAATTTCTCATCTCGTCAGATAGAGCAAATGCGAAGAATGACTAGAGGTACAATTTTAATAATATCAGGAATAAAAGCCAAGGGCCCCGATGGTATAGAAAGAGATTTATACCCAATGGAAGTAAGAATTAATTAA
- the gldN gene encoding gliding motility protein GldN, translating to MKYIVSLMLGGLLSASSLFAQNSANNAFRMMNGAPATSSTEDMITEISSRELFLMENSMNDYSSATWTRDIYREVYDVEGNESLFYPTVSTEKRANLFSLLINLLSDNTIAAYKFEDQPDFNDDSKYTAKEVMDQNRIGYTVNNNHTLSIKREDLANMQITCYLVKEKWYYDIATGKGDVRVEAICPVICDRGREYPMFWVMFDDISVYLARAISPVAVANITPVLSNASFYDIFRNRYYRGCIYRVGVRDLAKYFTTPESLTKERKRIESELDFVQSRFDAVATAHQKN from the coding sequence ATGAAATATATTGTTTCATTAATGTTGGGTGGACTGCTCTCGGCAAGTTCACTCTTTGCACAAAACTCAGCAAATAATGCATTCAGAATGATGAATGGAGCACCTGCTACATCGTCCACGGAAGATATGATTACAGAGATTTCGTCCAGAGAGCTTTTTCTTATGGAGAATTCGATGAACGATTACTCGTCTGCTACATGGACTAGAGATATATACAGGGAAGTATATGATGTAGAAGGCAACGAATCCTTATTTTATCCAACAGTTTCAACCGAAAAGCGTGCTAATTTGTTTTCTCTTCTGATTAATCTTTTATCAGATAATACAATTGCCGCATATAAATTCGAAGATCAACCCGACTTCAATGATGATAGTAAATATACAGCAAAAGAGGTGATGGATCAGAATCGCATTGGATATACAGTAAATAACAATCATACACTTTCTATAAAAAGGGAAGATTTGGCAAATATGCAAATCACTTGTTACCTTGTAAAGGAAAAATGGTATTATGATATTGCAACAGGAAAAGGAGATGTCCGTGTAGAAGCTATTTGCCCTGTGATTTGCGACAGAGGAAGAGAATATCCGATGTTTTGGGTAATGTTTGACGATATTAGTGTATATCTCGCCAGGGCCATATCTCCCGTAGCTGTAGCTAATATTACTCCGGTACTAAGCAATGCCTCTTTTTACGATATCTTCAGAAACAGATATTATAGAGGGTGTATATACCGTGTAGGGGTGCGAGACTTAGCTAAATATTTTACGACCCCTGAAAGTCTTACAAAAGAACGCAAACGTATTGAAAGCGAACTTGACTTTGTGCAATCCCGTTTTGATGCTGTAGCAACAGCTCATCAGAAGAATTAA
- a CDS encoding alpha-amylase family glycosyl hydrolase, with product MKNKLLFVITLIALTSYACKPKTQTENTQEQQEEKCTVKHLDWTRNAVIYEVNVRQYTKEGTFAAFEQHLPRLKELGVDVLWFMPVHPISEKNRKGTLGSYYAVRDYKEINPEFGTKEDFKKLVDKAHEMGFKVILDWVANHTGCDNAWTTEHPDWYMKDSLGNIKSPYDWTDTYELNYDNKDMRAAMTDALKYWIKDFNIDGYRCDMAHEVPTDFWNDVRKTLDSIKPVFMLAESENYDLLEHAFDANYSWELMHMMADVNKGTKSAEDITSYIQKLDTIMCPDAYKMLFLTNHDENSWNGTEFERYGKGVEAFAVLTYTLNGMPMIYTGQEVGLKKRLSFFEKDMVPSWAENSTTQFYKKLNQLKHTHPALQAGQGGTFKKYNTSANKELLIYSRERAGQEIVVMLNLSNKDINYTSNDAIGRGSYTDYFAGVNVPELPQSLKAWEYKVFVRPK from the coding sequence ATGAAAAATAAATTATTATTTGTAATCACATTAATAGCTCTTACCAGCTATGCGTGTAAACCAAAAACTCAAACAGAAAACACTCAAGAACAGCAAGAAGAGAAATGTACAGTCAAACACTTGGATTGGACTCGAAACGCTGTAATATATGAAGTTAACGTAAGACAGTATACCAAAGAGGGAACCTTTGCCGCTTTCGAACAACATCTTCCCCGACTCAAAGAGCTGGGTGTGGACGTGCTTTGGTTTATGCCTGTACATCCTATTTCGGAAAAGAATAGAAAAGGCACTCTCGGAAGTTACTATGCTGTAAGAGACTATAAAGAGATCAACCCTGAATTTGGAACAAAAGAAGATTTCAAAAAGCTGGTAGATAAAGCGCATGAAATGGGCTTTAAAGTAATACTGGACTGGGTTGCAAATCATACCGGTTGCGATAATGCCTGGACTACAGAACATCCCGATTGGTATATGAAAGATAGTCTTGGTAATATCAAAAGCCCGTATGACTGGACTGATACCTACGAACTGAATTATGACAATAAAGATATGAGAGCCGCAATGACAGATGCCCTCAAATACTGGATAAAGGATTTCAATATAGATGGATATCGCTGCGATATGGCTCATGAAGTACCTACCGATTTCTGGAACGATGTACGTAAAACTTTAGATAGCATCAAGCCTGTATTTATGCTTGCTGAATCCGAAAATTATGATTTATTGGAACACGCATTTGATGCAAACTACTCATGGGAGTTGATGCACATGATGGCTGATGTAAACAAAGGAACAAAGAGTGCAGAAGATATTACATCATATATTCAAAAGCTGGATACGATAATGTGCCCGGACGCTTATAAAATGCTCTTCTTAACAAACCATGATGAAAATTCATGGAATGGAACAGAGTTTGAACGCTACGGAAAAGGTGTTGAAGCGTTTGCAGTTCTTACCTACACGTTGAATGGAATGCCAATGATATATACAGGTCAGGAAGTAGGACTCAAAAAACGCTTGTCATTCTTCGAAAAAGATATGGTTCCTTCATGGGCTGAAAATAGCACAACACAGTTCTATAAAAAGCTTAATCAATTAAAACATACCCATCCTGCGTTACAAGCCGGACAGGGTGGCACATTCAAGAAATATAATACTTCTGCAAATAAGGAGCTGTTGATATATTCGAGAGAAAGAGCAGGACAAGAGATTGTTGTAATGCTCAACTTATCGAACAAAGATATCAATTATACTAGCAATGACGCCATAGGACGTGGCAGCTATACCGATTATTTTGCGGGAGTGAATGTTCCGGAATTACCCCAGTCTCTAAAAGCATGGGAGTATAAAGTATTTGTAAGACCAAAATAA
- a CDS encoding SLC45 family MFS transporter: protein MKQKPSLTFWQIWNLSFGFLGIQIGYSLQSSQTSRILSALGADPHHLPLFWLAAPIAGLIVQPIIGMSSDRTWTRLGRRIPFILGGAIVSAIAMFFMPNSEFVAAIMPPVFFGAFMLLFMDCAFNVSMQPFRSLVGDMVNDKQRNLGYSTQSFLTNIGAVVGSFLPFILTWIGIQNIPGVGERVAPSVIWSFYIGGSALLLTVLWTSIRVKEYAPKEYEEYNNITEEEKQKKSFIDVLKATPKTMLQLAIVQFFSWFALFIMWVYAIGGIAENVWHTTDPLSAAYNEAGNWNGVLSGVYGIFAAIFAIFMAKIADKLGRKKVYSFSLLLGALGLMSMYVFEDKYLLLVSMVGVGIAWASILAMPYAILSAVLPASKMGLYMGIFNATITIPQIVAGLTGGLILKHVVGGSSIMMLVVAGIAMLLAAISVSFVEDSHKELKTRIC, encoded by the coding sequence ATGAAACAAAAACCAAGTCTAACATTTTGGCAAATCTGGAACCTCAGTTTCGGATTCTTAGGAATACAAATCGGATATTCACTACAAAGTTCTCAAACAAGTCGTATCTTATCAGCTTTAGGTGCTGACCCTCATCATCTTCCATTATTCTGGCTGGCTGCCCCTATTGCCGGGCTCATTGTACAACCAATCATCGGGATGTCGAGTGACCGTACATGGACACGTCTAGGGCGTCGTATCCCGTTTATTTTGGGAGGAGCTATAGTTTCGGCAATTGCCATGTTCTTTATGCCAAATTCCGAGTTTGTAGCAGCTATTATGCCTCCTGTCTTTTTTGGAGCATTCATGCTGTTATTTATGGATTGTGCGTTTAATGTTTCTATGCAGCCATTCCGCTCTTTGGTTGGCGATATGGTGAATGACAAACAACGAAATCTAGGATATTCAACTCAAAGCTTCCTTACAAACATTGGAGCTGTAGTTGGTTCATTCCTACCATTTATACTTACTTGGATAGGTATTCAGAATATTCCCGGTGTGGGGGAAAGGGTTGCACCATCTGTTATCTGGTCTTTTTATATAGGAGGTTCAGCTCTTTTACTGACAGTGTTATGGACAAGTATTCGTGTCAAAGAATATGCTCCGAAAGAGTATGAAGAATATAATAATATAACAGAAGAAGAAAAACAAAAGAAATCTTTTATAGATGTACTCAAAGCCACCCCAAAAACGATGTTACAACTGGCTATAGTACAGTTTTTCTCATGGTTTGCACTCTTCATCATGTGGGTATATGCAATCGGCGGAATTGCAGAGAATGTGTGGCATACAACAGACCCTCTATCTGCGGCATATAACGAAGCCGGAAACTGGAACGGGGTATTAAGTGGTGTATACGGTATCTTTGCGGCAATCTTTGCTATTTTTATGGCTAAAATCGCTGATAAGCTCGGTCGAAAAAAAGTATACTCTTTTTCATTACTGCTTGGTGCTTTAGGGCTGATGTCTATGTATGTGTTTGAAGACAAATACCTATTACTTGTTTCTATGGTAGGTGTCGGTATTGCTTGGGCAAGTATACTGGCTATGCCTTACGCTATACTATCAGCCGTGTTACCGGCTAGCAAAATGGGGTTATACATGGGAATCTTTAATGCAACGATTACCATACCTCAGATCGTAGCAGGGCTGACAGGCGGGCTTATATTAAAACATGTGGTTGGCGGCAGCTCTATAATGATGTTGGTGGTTGCAGGGATAGCCATGCTTTTGGCTGCTATATCGGTATCCTTTGTCGAAGACTCACATAAAGAACTTAAAACCCGAATCTGCTAA
- a CDS encoding LacI family DNA-binding transcriptional regulator, translating into MKKGPLTIKDIAKDLNISPSTVSRALKDNPDISPETRRIVQDYAKKHKYKPNALALSLRTQHNNIIGVIVPELANHFFSGVLSGMETVAEEKDYHVIVCQSLEDYKKEARNVQTLIKARVCGILISQSKTTTKYDHFQELIDNDIPVIFFDRICTGIDSDKVVVDDYNGTLTAVDYMIKTGCKRIAFFSAPSHLEISKNRKNGYLDALRKHQIPVDEQLIRTADTKQLGYEKAMEILQEPNHPDAFMAMNDYTASGILLACKKLGFKVPEEISICGFSNSNISQDTDPMLTTMDQHPIEVGMEAMKLILEKIENPENTSRKNKIIKTSLIVRQTTRNLSDG; encoded by the coding sequence ATGAAAAAAGGGCCTCTTACTATTAAAGATATTGCAAAGGATCTTAATATATCGCCCTCGACAGTATCGAGGGCGCTGAAAGATAATCCGGACATTAGCCCTGAAACACGGAGAATAGTACAGGATTATGCAAAAAAGCATAAGTATAAGCCAAATGCGTTGGCTTTAAGTCTCAGAACTCAACACAACAATATTATTGGAGTTATTGTACCTGAACTGGCTAATCACTTTTTTTCGGGTGTCCTTTCCGGAATGGAAACAGTGGCTGAGGAAAAAGATTACCATGTAATTGTTTGCCAATCGCTTGAAGACTATAAAAAGGAGGCAAGAAATGTGCAAACGCTAATAAAGGCACGAGTATGTGGGATTTTAATCTCTCAGTCGAAGACAACAACAAAATACGATCATTTTCAGGAACTAATAGACAATGATATTCCCGTTATCTTCTTCGATAGGATATGTACCGGAATCGATTCAGATAAAGTAGTAGTGGACGACTACAATGGAACACTTACTGCTGTAGATTATATGATAAAAACAGGCTGTAAGCGTATAGCCTTCTTTTCGGCTCCTTCGCATCTTGAGATTTCAAAAAATAGGAAAAATGGCTATTTGGACGCACTGAGAAAACATCAGATACCTGTTGATGAACAACTGATACGTACCGCAGACACAAAACAGCTCGGATATGAGAAAGCAATGGAAATCTTACAAGAGCCCAATCATCCTGATGCCTTCATGGCGATGAATGATTATACGGCTTCGGGAATATTGCTTGCTTGTAAAAAGTTGGGATTCAAGGTTCCTGAAGAAATATCTATCTGTGGATTTTCGAATTCTAATATATCTCAAGATACCGACCCAATGTTAACAACTATGGATCAACACCCTATAGAGGTCGGAATGGAGGCGATGAAACTAATTCTAGAAAAAATAGAAAACCCTGAGAATACCTCAAGGAAAAACAAAATAATAAAAACTTCATTAATTGTCAGGCAGACAACACGTAATTTGTCTGATGGCTAA